CAACCCACCATTTTGATGCATGCTGATAAGCTTTGACAATGACATGAAGCAAGTAGGATCACGCTTTAAGGTGTCCTCATAACTAGTTGAGAGTAAAATATCATTATTAGGATCAACATGCTCCAAAAGGCGGCCTCTCAATCTGCAAAAATGTCCTTGGTCAGAGCTCTAACTAAAGAAACAACCAGAGCGAACAAACTACAGGTTCAACAACAGTGGCATTTGTAGCACAGTTAGACAACaatcatagttattaaaggcgcaaggGGGTCCTGAAGCCTTGGTGCAAGGCGCAACTTAAGGCACGCGCTCGACCGACTCGAGGCgcacaaaaaaaatcataaattcataatattagtcacaaatagtcaaatacaaacaataaaaccataaaatgcatGAGTTAAGTTTCTAGTTAACTCTAGAAAACAACTAATCTTTAACTTCCTAGTCTTCCTTCCTAATCATCATCAGAAccataatcatcatcatcatcacttCCATCATCATATGCTTCTTGAATAAGGTTCTCAATCTCATCATCATTGTCACCTTCCTCATCAATGTACTCATCATCTACAAAGTCGGGTTCATCATCTATAAGAGGCATTTTACCTGATAGATGGAAGCACCATTGATGGAGGGAGGAGAGCAAAATGTCTGCTGCGATATGTGGAGTAAAAATTGTCTATCTTTGACTGTCTCTGCTTTTCTTTTGAActtaaaaaaccctaaaataccctaaCCTAAAATACCCTCAAACCCCTAAATTACCCTAAGATAGCCGAGGCATGCCAAGGCGCGCGCCTGACTGACCACGCCCGCCTTTGGGCTCCAGAGGCGCTAAGGCTGGAGCCTTAGCGGAggtgcgcctttaataactatgacaACAATGCTTTGCctttttatcaaatttgataTAACCTGCTCCTTTCCCTAACATATGACCTGACTAAGTAAAATAATGTGCAAAAACGCTGTTAAAATTTTAACAGCAACCATGAGAGTAAATGAGCCAATGAAATCTACAGCTTCCAAAGGAGAATATCAATATAGCAATTTAGTTCCATTTGAAATTTGATTATATCATTTCATGCGAACTTGGATAATAATAAGTTTTAGTGCAAAACCAATTAATGCGGGATAACCAAAAATTTCACTGAGGAATCCAACAAGAGGAAACCTACATTCATAGTTTAAAAAGGCGATCGCCTCACCCTCTCAGGCGAGAGGCGGTCTGAGGGGAGAGGCGATTGCCTCTTGTAGGTGAGGCGTTAAGTCAgccttttctttttaaaaaaaaaccctaatttattttaaaaccaGAAAGACAACAGAACAGTCCGATAAAATTAAAGAGACAGACACAGACACCCCCCAAAAACTCCAACAgctctctcttcttctcctccACCACCGAGTTTCTGCTTCCCACAGCTTCCTCGTAGAATTTTATCTGACTTGTGATTGTAACTTAAGCAGACAAATTAGGTTATAAGGTTTCTATACAATCAAGTAAACCTTTTTGGACAACTTTATTGGAGGAGAAACTGGGGTTATAAAATAAAGATGGGTTAAGATAACGTGCAGCTGCATAAAGAGGACTATGGAACTCCTCTTGCCAAACATGATCAATAATCTTCAAGTACGCTAGGTAGATGCTTGATATTATGCTATTTTGATTTAAGAATTAGCACTTTATTATTAGACTTTAAGTTATTTTGGTTTACAAGTTTAGAAATTAAACTATTCTTAAGTACTACTAGTTTTTATtgagttaattttattttatttgattttctaattttttgtcgCTTCACGTGGGAGAGGCCGTTGCCTCGCCTCAAGGCGATATTTTGCCCTTGTCGCCTTGACTCGCCTTTCGCTTTTTAAAACTATGCCTACATTCATAGCAAATGGTGAAAAATGTCTACAACTGCGCGGTTGTGAACTGACAGAAAAAGTCCAACAGAAATGATCTGGATTAGATCATACTACTTCATCGATTTCCATATTTCTATACTAGCAAGTCATTAAAATGATCGAAACTGAAATCAAAAATTGGGTAAGACCACACAGACACTCAAATTCTACTAATGATAGAAACTGAAATCAAAATAGAAGCAAGAACACCGACATCAAATTCTACTAATGAAGAAACCAATACCATCTTCTCTGTTAATAAATGATAGAGAATATAAATGCAAAACCTCACAACAGGTAAGTAATGAACAAGAACACACCACACAGACACTCACAGATTACCAAATACTGATATTCATTGATATGGATAGGTCGATACAAGTAGAATAAagaaatacaacaacaacaacaacgaagccttagtcccgaaatgattcggggtcggctaacatgaaccatcatatgaaaccgtgcaatcaatctctccctccactctgtcctatccactaccatattctcctcaatccctaataaactcatatcactctcgatcaccctcctccaagtttgcttaggtctacccctacccctcaccactacatccctttgccactcttcagtcctcctaaccggcgcatcaagcgctcttcgtcttacatggccaaaccaccttagtcggttttccctcattttgttctcaatagatgtaacccctacttttatcctaattatttcattactcaccctatcctttctcgtatgaccacacattcatctcaacatacgtgtctccgccaccgacatcttatgaatgtgacagtgtttcactgcccaacactccgtaccataaaacagtgctggtctgattgccgtgcggtagaataAAGAAATAAGGAAAGATAAATGAATTGAGCAACCCCAATCCCCTTCTCTACCAGAATGATAGAGCCTCTGCACTTAGGCAGCCAATCAGCAATAACACTATCTCCAATACCCAAAAAGATCCCCTAACACACATTCTTATACCTCCTGTTTCCTTTACAGCTCATCATTCTCAAAACAACTAACTCCTGTTAGTAATTACCAATTGGCCCTCATTACCATTGCCTCTCCTTGTGTAGACTCTCCATACTTTGGGCCTCCATTGATTAGGATCCAAAACTCCTGTTAGCCCGACCTCTATCAATAAACATCACATCTTTGTTGCCAACTTACAGACGTATAGTTCCAAATGTCTATTTCCAACAGTAAGGCTACATGGCTTGGACTTTCCTTGCTAATTATATGTACTTGGATCTGATAAGTTTGTTTTCTGGTCCTAAATTTTCTCCTTCAATTAGATGAAAAGTCCGACAATTATTTAGAGTTTCGGAAGTCCAATATGTCCAATCTTCCGTTTCGTTGATTTTGCCCGGATCCTCCTTTTCTTCcgaaaaaagggaagaagaaggatcTTCTTCTATGGATCCCTCTTGTTCATCCAAATGATATATCAGGTAAAGTCATAtgacaaaatgaaaatatacGGTGTTAAAGAAAATTAACATGAGTTCTAAAAACTCCAACTATAGAAAAAGAGAGACACGAGGTGATGAGATGTCTTGTTAGAGGAATACTTTACTAAGACCGGTTATGTGGATTTGTTATACTTATTCTCTGTTTGTAAAGCATTTTGTGTTCTTTGGTTGAATAGTTTATATTCGGGAAACATTATTTCCACCAGTGCAATGACAGCTTGTGCACGCTCTAGAAAGTAGGGTGCAGTGAAGCCACTGCTAGTACTCCATTCTTACGAAAATCAATCCTTTTACCACTTCAAAGATCAGGAGGAGGATTTTAGTAGAGCTGGAACATCAATTTGGACTTTCTTTTTAGTGAATTAATTAGTCTATGAGAAACTCGGGATAATGTTTCTACCCAGGAAtattcacatggaccttaatgaccaagtgaatttggtcattcaccacgGGCTTGTTAAATCTAAGCCGCAGGATGCTTcgaatctccaccttagaattctaataagcctagatctaacggtgaatgaccaaatataattaattttatatatattacatataaaaatatataaaaaaacttgaTAAATCACAAATTACTTATAAACCATAAAAACACATTCATAATAAGTTAActcattaattcatcaaaaacaaCATCTAATActtcaaataaaattaaaaatcaaaccaaagtattttaggtttttttgtcaaattttgtaaCTGCAccatatgttttaaaaaaattaaaaaaaaacctgAACTTTTACATTTTTTCACTATTAGCCGTGTCCTGCCATGTCACTGCGGAGTCCCCGTCGTGTCACCGCCGAGTCACTGCCGAGTCCCGCCGAGTCCCTGAGTCCGGCGAGTCCGACACCGGCACAGCGACCCCGGAGAagagtccgtgcttcatagctTAAAATAAGGTTCCCTAATCTAATCTAATTTTACCTTATCTTCCCATACAGGGAAACCTAATCAAATACTCATgcaatagagagagagagagaatagtAGAAGTGCCTACGATGCACAGTTGGTCCTCAAGGCCTTTACTAATGGTTGGGTGACAATCATTTATTACATGTAGCATTCCCCTGcctttttttcatttgttgttTTGGCAGTAAAAAAATTCAAGCACTTGGATCCACATCATTACAATCAGAAAGCCTTTCAATTTCATGTATTttttggcaagcaaagaaggaAAAATACCTTGTGGAAAGTGCTGCATTTGAAATTTCAGAGAACTTCTCAAGTTCCTGCAGTGCCTCTTTGTATCGATATCGAATCAATAATAACTGGAATAAATAAAAACTGTTAAGAGTCGGAGATCCAAATTCTAATTGAAGATAACGAACTTCACCTACTTTACAAAAATGATGCATCTCATAACATAAATAATAACAGAAACTAATACGAGTAAATACAAGAATAAGCATTAAAATAAACAGGAAtattcacatggaccttaatgatcaagtgaatttgctcattcaccgttagatctagacttacTAAATCTAAGCCGcgtgatgctttgaatctccaccttaggattctaataagcctagatctaatggtgaatgatcaaatagtgtatggtcattaaggtccatgtgatcaaaaccgaaaaataaaaatggtcCCTTCAAATTTtgaggaattttcacatgcaccttaatgagcaagtgaatttgctcattcaccattagatataggcttattaaatctaagcctcaggatgctttgaatcttcaccttaggattctaataagcctagatctaacgctgaatgagcaaattctacttgctcattaaggtgcatgtgatcaagactggtGTATCATATGTATGTTGACTCTACCTGTATCAAAGGAAGCAAAGCTGCCAATGATAGGGGCGTCGAGCAAACAGCAGCTCGTAGGTACCCCACTGCATGCTCATATTCATCATCGTGAATCTCTCTTCCCAACTCGCATTCTCCGCTTCGTAAGGGTAGCAACCATGAATCCAAGTTCTCTAAGGCAAAAGAATGTTAGGTATGAAATCACTTGCGTGAGAAATACGGGTCACTTTTGTCAAAAACATCTATGTGTTTTTGCtcacaaaattgtttaaatcaATAACTGGAATGGTGTACTAAATTAAATACAGCACAAACATAACACTTAATGTTCCAGAAACAAATACtaaaagttattatatataataaatacattaaaacaaatatttaaaatagaaataaagcatcctgaggccttTATATGTCACTCTACTCATTAGAAAGAGATAAATAACCACGTCGGATCAATATCATATATGGCCACATCAAGTGactatttatttttctaaatgaGGGAAGTGGCATGTAAAACTTACCAAATCAGATGAGTAATGTAATATTAACCCTGTTTTAGTTCACATTTAACAAGACAATTGATTGGGGGCTTAATGTGTTCGATTACAAAGGTAAAGGGGCTTAATGTGTCGAATTGAAAGTTCAAGGTCACATATGTAAAACTTCCGAAGTTGAGGGGTCTCCAAATGCTATATTCCTTCAATTTAATATGAAGACCATAAATTGTTTCATCCACAACTTATGTTTATTGAAGAAGTCCCGCTCACGTTTCAATTTTTGAATTAACAAGCCAAATTCAAGCAATGGGgatagggatgtaaatgggaCGGGGCATCGCCGTTGGTGACCTGTCCCGACAGGGACGGAGAATCCCCGATAAAAAAATCTCCATGGAATGGGGATGGAGATAGTTTTGTCCCCCGTGGTAGGGATGAGGCGGGGATGGGGAAAGGTATCCCTGTCCCCACCCCGTTAATCCCGATGGGGGATCCCCAACTATTTCCCataataattgatttttttttatgatttaagtgcattttaattaggtgattggttgttttcaatttttagttttgtaTGGTTTGGAAAATTTGAGAATGATTGTTGATGCCTGGTATTATTAGCTAATGATTCTTAAAAGTTGTAGacattactatttttttaaacataaacgGTGATTCCCCGCAGGGAATGAGGAATGGGAAATGGGGAAAAAGGTTTCGGAACATCTGTAAACGGGGAATAAAGATCCCCGTGGGGACGGGGATGAGGGCAAATTTGTCCCCGTTTAACTTGCCGGGGACGGGGATAGGAAATGCATTCCCCGCCCCGCCCCGCTccgtttacatccctaaatGGGGCACTCAACTTGGTTATGCTTGCCTAAAAAGTAAGTCGTGCCAGAGCCTAAAGCCAACCACCATGCAGTGACTCCTGTGgttttttattcttcttctttcacTGATAGCAAGCAAATTCAAGTGAGTCCATGTGCACTGATGTGTATTATTCCATTGAATACTTCAGAGATAAACCTGTGTTAGACATGATTCACAGGATAACAGGCAAACTGGAACCCTTCAATCCTTCATATATTTTCGCTTTTATAGTTTCATGTGCTTAAACTGACCCACATGGCCATATCATGAATTTGCTGACTGCAGTTTCATGCTAGGTATACTATACTTATAAATATGTGGGATTAAAGCCTTGTTTGGCCCTCatggtatccaaaattttgtcatttgtcCCTTGTGgtattatttggtaacattttccCCACGAGCTATTCTCATAGATAACATTTAACTCATTTTGAATAGAAAATTATTGATTCGTTAAATTTTTCACATGACGCAATTTTTAACACGTGACATGTACACGAGGcaattgtttaaaaaaaaaatcatatagacttaatatgtgaataaataaggtattaatttttttttcttacttaTCCACgtattagaccagcattgttatatggtacggagtgttgggcagtgaaacactgccacatccataagatgtcggtggcggagatgcgtatgttgagatggatgtgtggtcatacgagaaaggatcgggtgagtaacgaaataattaggacaaaagtaggggtcacatctattgagaataaaatgagagaaaaccgactaaggtggtttggccatgtgagacgtagagcgcttgatgcgccggttaggagaaccgaagagtggcaaagggatgtagtggtgaggggtaggggaagacctaagcaaacttggaggagggtgatcgagagtgatatgagtttactgggaattgaggaaaatatggtagtggataggacggagtggagggagcgaatttgtgttgctgacacgatttgatttcacggttttatatgatggttcatgttagccgaccccgaatcatttcgggactaaggctttgttgttgttgttgtacttATCCACGTATTAAGTTTATttggaaaaaataattaaaaaccaattgtCATGTGTACATGTCAAATATTGTGTCATATGTCGATAATTAACAAATCAGTTAACTTTTCATCCAAAATGGGTTATATGTAACAAAAGCTAATTGATTGTTGCATAATGAATTACTGTTCTCCAAATATAACAGTTGATGATCATGCATAATCAAAGTAAAATTAACAATCTTCCTCCAACAGAATGAAGAGGATTTTTTTTTCAAGTGCATGAACTATACAAGTATAATGAGAGATTAATTAAATTAAGAACTTACTATGGGCAAACAAATTTCGGGTAGAATACGAACGGCCACCATTGTTATCAGCGGAAGCTTCATTTTCAGCTGAATTCACATAGAAACCTTGTGGGAGATCTCTCTGCTGGTTAACATCAACTTCCATAGATACCACTTTCTTTTTAACATCATCAGATACCTCGGCAGGCATATCTTTTCCATTCATGACAGATGCCTCTGAATCATACTGAAACGAAGATTCAGAATCATTAAAGTGTGCATTATGACCCGAACCCCCTTCATAACCGACTTGTGTAGTTGATGCGTCTAACTGAGAAGAAACAGCTGACATATCTGAATTTGTGGAGCTACGGTGGTCAGAATCCTGATATTGCATGTCTTCCGGGATACTGGAATAAAACAGCTGATAGAATATCAAGCCCATGATCACATTGAATAATGGATAATAATTGCAGTCATTTTCTCGCACCAGACTGCAAAAAACAAACATAGAATAATCACTTAGATCACATTAGTCATTTCTCTTTAAAGAGCACATTATGGTGCGGTTGACCCTTCGATTTTTAAAACATAAGAAAAATACTTTTCAAATACACTCACAAAACAAGAATATAGTCACTGCTACTCACCAACtattcaattaatttttatgcCCATATCCCTAAATAGAGTACATTTGAATCCATACATACAGATAAAAGTATACACGTATCTATATACTGAATGGAATATGCAGTGTTTTAATATCATTGGCATGAAACTCAGAAAAGAAGTATAATCCTCCCAGATCACATGTGCGATGCAAAGTATGCATGTAGATAAAGTTTTGTTTAAGGAGGGAAATCTTGTACAATGTTTCCAAAAGCAAGCAAATCTTAGGCATGAAAAACTTAAATTTTTACCTCCTAGCATTCTGGCGTTCGCCTTCTATTCTCCCTTGCAAAAATTGGTACAGGATGGACTCCAAACGAACAGCAATTCTGTCCTGCTCAACCACCAAGGTGATTGATCAACACACAGTGACAGTCAATCAAATTGTCATTATAAGAAGCaagcatagttattaaaggcgcatggcgcactaaggcgcaaggggtcctggagccttggcaCATGGCACACGGCGATGGCGCGCGCCATAGCGAGACAAGGCgcacttacaaaaataaaaattataaaactataaaactaacataaaaatgcaatgaatactaaatcatgaaaatatcttaagcataaataaatttaaaatgcaaaataaaccccatattagcaaactttaaagttgaatactaattcctaagttctactcctaatcaaaactctccaaatccatcactcctcatcatcactatcacacTCCTCATCTAAAGCATCATCATCAAACTGatcctcttcatcctcatcaacaaactcaatttcttcttcctcctcatctcGAACAACTACATGGGCTTTTCCTCGATCCTTGGAAGATGATATTTTAGCCTTTTTTCCTACTCTTCTAGTGTTATATGCAATCTCTTCAACTCCAGCAGCCTTACCAACTAAACCCCATGTTAGAGTATCATTTTCAAACACGAATTCATCTTCAACTCTTCAAATGACTCTGCCTCTTCATCTTCTAATTAGTTTAAAACGTATAATCTCTCTCCTCTTTAATACTTTTTGTTAATAGAACATGTGCTTCATCccagatatataaaaaaactgcCCATAACTGCCTCTAACTgccaaggcgcgccttggtgCGCCTTTGGCAATTGCTTTTGGTGCACCAGGCGCGCGCCATGGCGATTGAGCCTCGCCATGGGGCTGCCATGGCGCTAAGGcctgcgcctggtgcgccatgcgtcataggcgcgcctttaataactatggaaGCAAGTCGTGATGATGGCAGGGACTACATCATAAAGAGGGAAAAGAAATCTCTCAATGATGGCACAAATTATCATGATTTTAGATATAATACCTCTTGCATAGATACATCCCTCTTTTCTTTATATGATACATTGATTCCTATCCTTGTCATCCAAGTATCGTAAAGTTTATCAATTGATGTCAATTCCACATCATTGCATTCTATATGCTTGAGCAACTCCATAGAAACCTAAAAGAAATAGTAATTGTACATTCATCAGACAAGTTAATGATATCAATATAAAGGTAAGGGTAtgcataaaaagaaaagaatgttTTAGATCTTAAGATATAAAAGGAATcaaccttttttttcttttatacaaAATTTGCATTGTCCATCAAACGCAAAATAGGACACACATGGAGCTAAACAAGTTTCACTTCTCAATTTCATATCTATTAGCATTATACTATGAGATTAGTACCTAACACAACAAATTGGGAAACAAAAGCACTAACACTAGCCAATCGATTCAATCGAAAGATGACAAATGTAGTATAGGAAGGACCTTTTGTGGGTTAAGTGATACTCATACATGTCACCCTGAGGACTTCCTTAATTAGCTAAGCAGCATAGTTTAAAGAGCGAGGATAGAGGGAAACAGATTTTGATAGAAAGGCACGAAGGGAAAAGACAAACTTAGTGTTGTCTACAGCTTGCTCTAGCCCACTTCACAGCCCTCTATGATCGATCGCTTAGCTATTCTGTTACGAGGTAAGGATAACAAacaaactaataataataaaaaggccTCATGCGTTTAATGTGGAAACCTAGAAAATAGCCATTCTAttctttcctattttgacaaaCATCTGAGCACAGGAAGCACCAGAAACTTTTTATTTCATTGCATTAACCTGTATCATAAGATCAAAACTTTTTTATGTTTCCAAAAATGGATTAAGAATAGAGCTCAATAACATAATTTTCATGATAGGATTTTGACACCAATATCTTACCGAATACTTAAATCGATTCATTCTAGAACCCTTATCCTTGCATGTCCCTTTTAACAATATGCTAAGTACACCACTTGCTTCCACCCTGTTATGTTGCCTCATCAACTTCTTCAAAAGGTGGCATAATCTAACACGATTTTTGGGCCGCATTTTATCTGAGCCTAATTGAAGAAGGTAAGAAGGCCGTGACACAGATGAAATAATTCTTTTGTAAGCTTTTTCTTGTTGTGTGATATGGCATTCATCGGGCGAAATCCTTGTGCGTTTCTTTGATTTGTTAGTGCAGCCTCTCAATCCTGCCTTTTGATTCTCCAAGACATTACCATCACTCCCTTCCAAATTTATTGTGTGTTGCTCAGACATCTCTACGTTCTCAACTGTAAATACTAAAAACGATTAGTTAATCAATTCATTAGTAAAACTATAAAATTCATTAGTGAAACTAGAAAATTTAAGTCACAATATAACTCAGTCATTTTCACTAGTTAAATAAAATAAGGAACTCATATTTGCATCGATTTCTGATAAAATCATTGTCATAAATGCAAAAGGACTCAAAATTAATATAAACATCAGAAAGAAGAAATGACAAATGAACTTAAATCCAGCATGGAGATTGAAAATTTAGTCCAAAGTAAACCAtcccaaaaaaataatatccTACCGACCAGATTGAAGCAGAAACTCTGAGAAAGGGTAGGATTGTTCGTTCCAGTACCTGAAAATAAGGGTTGCCACGATTTGCGTATTCAAGATTTTGCTTCCTTTAATACGGGTTAGTGCCACTGGGGTTACTTTGTTTTGGCCAAACCGCAAACCCCAGAATGTCCATTTTATTCAAGATGGTTGCCAACAAACAGTGTGAAAGGCTTCATATTCCTTCAGTACTAACATATGCTCCATAATTTGGCTTCATATTCTTTGTTTCGGCGGAGACGCATACGCAAGAAGAAGCAGTCGGAGTGAGCAGACGCAAACGCCGGTGGAGTAAGCGGCGGTGTGTTTGTGTATTTCAccgaagaaagaagagagagagagcgctGCTGAATCAATTGAAACGGTTTTCAACTTTTAGGTTATTTACTTTGTAAGTAAAGTTCAATATTGCCcctgtatattttttttacatataaaaGCTTTGTATATATTTTATCTCCCGGTTACTAATTTATTACGATACATTGgtataaaaataatggttaaaaattaaaattaataattttattgaaagatCCTACGGAAATTTACACAGTAATATAATAGGAATTCCCACAGGACGGATATAGCAATCCTCACCTCATCCCTTTTAGGTTtcggaaaaaaaattatttgttcTCATCCCGTCGGTTTGGATACCCGCGGTTTTCGGATAATCTCCTCCCCATTACCATCCTTAATAGTTGGATTGAGTGGAATGGGCTCTAGTAGTTTAATTTCACTGTAGCAAAAAAAAATGGGGTAGAGAGAAGTCACTTAAACATGCAACAATCTCAAATAATCagattatttattaatattatttgatAAACGTAAATTGAATACATATTTTTTAAGATTAATTCCATTCACAGTTCTCGAAGTATTAGAAATGGAATGTCCATCGATACCATAAAACATCATTTCTGAATATCAGAATCATCCAACTTTGTATTTGGCGGCTTCTGTATTATCTTTAACCAAATTTTGACAATAATAATCATCAGAATGGATATGTAAATGACATATCAGGAAAAAAAATTCCATGCTAATTAACGATTAAAAAATTGGCATGCCACTAAACCCAactcaatatgtttatataGGGGAAAACAACTTGGATTCGTTCCCTTTTAACTCGGTTGGGTCCAGGGACGGATCCAGGATTTCTAGATAGTGGGGACAAACTATTTATATATACagtgtaaaaaaaaatcaatgacaACATAAATTACAACATATCAAATGTTAAATTACTAAATAACTTAAGTTTACACATTTAAGTTAGTTAGGCTTAACTTAAACATATCAAATATTAAATTGGTTCAAATCAAACCATTGCTTAAAATCCTCAATTGATATCAAATGTTAATTTAATGTTAAATTGGCCCAAATCAAAAGCTTGCTTAAAATGCTCCATTGGTTCAAAACTCTTGCTAATTGattcaaatcaaatttttactaaattacTAATTGGGTCCACATGTAATGTGCATttgttaatttatataaaatgttaATCTAATTTACATTTTCCAATACTCCATCATCATTGGGCAAATTACACCTGGAATCAGGTTTCAAAAGCCATAAGCTATCCCCATTATGCATTAACACAAACAAATTACACCTAGAAACAGTTTTCAAA
The sequence above is drawn from the Euphorbia lathyris chromosome 6, ddEupLath1.1, whole genome shotgun sequence genome and encodes:
- the LOC136232877 gene encoding uncharacterized protein isoform X2, encoding MSEQHTINLEGSDGNVLENQKAGLRGCTNKSKKRTRISPDECHITQQEKAYKRIISSVSRPSYLLQLGSDKMRPKNRVRLCHLLKKLMRQHNRVEASGVLSILLKGTCKDKGSRMNRFKYSVSMELLKHIECNDVELTSIDKLYDTWMTRIGINVSYKEKRDVSMQEDRIAVRLESILYQFLQGRIEGERQNARSLVRENDCNYYPLFNVIMGLIFYQLFYSSIPEDMQYQDSDHRSSTNSDMSAVSSQLDASTTQVGYEGGSGHNAHFNDSESSFQYDSEASVMNGKDMPAEVSDDVKKKVVSMEVDVNQQRDLPQGFYVNSAENEASADNNGGRSYSTRNLFAHKNLDSWLLPLRSGECELGREIHDDEYEHAVGYLRAAVCSTPLSLAALLPLIQLLLIRYRYKEALQELEKFSEISNAALSTRLRGRLLEHVDPNNDILLSTSYEDTLKRDPTCFMSLSKLISMHQNGNYGPESLLEMIALHLDAVFAEYTVWRDFALCFLKVSMQEQDCISMCSNGNEVGKKKDHSVGYNIPKLFIHGKTEKAWRFRCRWWLTRHFGKNQLASEMASGDLQLLTYKAACACHMYGAGFDYVVKVHTCLGKGKKKDLEKKRDLFKLLQYHMKNSAGFYFNCQERTN
- the LOC136232877 gene encoding uncharacterized protein isoform X3, giving the protein MSEQHTINLEGSDGNVLENQKAGLRGCTNKSKKRTRISPDECHITQQEKAYKRIISSVSRPSYLLQLGSDKMRPKNRVRLCHLLKKLMRQHNRVEASGVLSILLKGTCKDKGSRMNRFKYSVSMELLKHIECNDVELTSIDKLYDTWMTRIGINVSYKEKRDVSMQEDRIAVRLESILYQFLQGRIEGERQNARSIPEDMQYQDSDHRSSTNSDMSAVSSQLDASTTQVGYEGGSGHNAHFNDSESSFQYDSEASVMNGKDMPAEVSDDVKKKVVSMEVDVNQQRDLPQGFYVNSAENEASADNNGGRSYSTRNLFAHKNLDSWLLPLRSGECELGREIHDDEYEHAVGYLRAAVCSTPLSLAALLPLIQLLLIRYRYKEALQELEKFSEISNAALSTRLRGRLLEHVDPNNDILLSTSYEDTLKRDPTCFMSLSKLISMHQNGNYGPESLLEMIALHLDAVFAEYTVWRDFALCFLKVSMQEQDCISMCSNGNEVGKKKDHSVGYNIPKLFIHGKTEKAWRFRCRWWLTRHFGKNQLASEMASAMQIVTGDLQLLTYKAACACHMYGAGFDYVVKVHTCLGKGKKKDLEKKRDLFKLLQYHMKNSAGFYFNCQERTN
- the LOC136232877 gene encoding uncharacterized protein isoform X1, whose translation is MSEQHTINLEGSDGNVLENQKAGLRGCTNKSKKRTRISPDECHITQQEKAYKRIISSVSRPSYLLQLGSDKMRPKNRVRLCHLLKKLMRQHNRVEASGVLSILLKGTCKDKGSRMNRFKYSVSMELLKHIECNDVELTSIDKLYDTWMTRIGINVSYKEKRDVSMQEDRIAVRLESILYQFLQGRIEGERQNARSLVRENDCNYYPLFNVIMGLIFYQLFYSSIPEDMQYQDSDHRSSTNSDMSAVSSQLDASTTQVGYEGGSGHNAHFNDSESSFQYDSEASVMNGKDMPAEVSDDVKKKVVSMEVDVNQQRDLPQGFYVNSAENEASADNNGGRSYSTRNLFAHKNLDSWLLPLRSGECELGREIHDDEYEHAVGYLRAAVCSTPLSLAALLPLIQLLLIRYRYKEALQELEKFSEISNAALSTRLRGRLLEHVDPNNDILLSTSYEDTLKRDPTCFMSLSKLISMHQNGNYGPESLLEMIALHLDAVFAEYTVWRDFALCFLKVSMQEQDCISMCSNGNEVGKKKDHSVGYNIPKLFIHGKTEKAWRFRCRWWLTRHFGKNQLASEMASAMQIVTGDLQLLTYKAACACHMYGAGFDYVVKVHTCLGKGKKKDLEKKRDLFKLLQYHMKNSAGFYFNCQERTN